The Hyphomonas sediminis genome contains a region encoding:
- a CDS encoding 4a-hydroxytetrahydrobiopterin dehydratase has product MTLKIGADAALKALRGWTRMEGERDAIQKSYRFADFKSAFAFMSATALKAEQMDHHPEWFNVYNKVDVILTTHDADGVTQKDLELAGFMDQLASRLG; this is encoded by the coding sequence ATGACGCTGAAGATCGGTGCAGATGCCGCCCTCAAAGCCCTGCGCGGCTGGACCAGGATGGAAGGGGAGCGCGACGCGATCCAGAAGTCCTACCGCTTCGCCGACTTCAAATCGGCCTTCGCCTTCATGTCGGCCACGGCGCTCAAGGCCGAACAGATGGATCACCATCCCGAATGGTTCAACGTCTACAACAAGGTAGACGTTATCCTGACGACGCATGACGCCGACGGCGTAACGCAAAAGGATCTGGAACTTGCCGGCTTCATGGACCAGCTTGCTTCGCGGCTCGGCTAG
- a CDS encoding HAD-IA family hydrolase — protein MTRTFQAVIWDFGGVFTSSPFEAFNRYEAEKGLPKDFIRSVNAVNPLENAWAKLERSLVGADEFDGLFRAEAVSMGHDVPGKDILGLLSGHLRPRVVNALKVCKGHGKVGCITNNAPIGKGASMTNDDKKASELAAVFDQFDHLIESSKLGIRKPDPRIYALMCEALDVDPKNCVYLDDLGINLKPAREMGMATIKVTSEEQLLADLEAITGYAVR, from the coding sequence ATGACACGCACATTTCAGGCAGTAATCTGGGACTTCGGCGGGGTATTCACCTCCTCGCCCTTCGAGGCATTCAACCGGTATGAGGCCGAAAAAGGCCTGCCGAAGGACTTCATCCGCTCGGTCAATGCGGTCAATCCGCTGGAAAACGCCTGGGCCAAGCTCGAACGCAGCCTTGTTGGCGCCGACGAGTTCGACGGTCTCTTTCGGGCCGAAGCGGTCTCCATGGGCCATGATGTGCCCGGCAAGGATATCCTCGGCCTCCTGTCGGGCCATCTGCGCCCGCGCGTCGTCAATGCCCTCAAGGTCTGCAAAGGCCACGGCAAGGTCGGCTGCATCACCAATAACGCGCCCATCGGGAAGGGCGCTTCGATGACGAATGACGACAAGAAGGCCAGCGAGCTTGCCGCCGTCTTCGATCAGTTCGATCACCTGATCGAAAGCTCGAAGCTCGGCATTCGCAAGCCCGATCCACGCATCTACGCCCTGATGTGCGAAGCCCTCGATGTTGATCCCAAGAACTGCGTCTATCTCGACGATCTCGGCATCAACCTGAAGCCGGCCCGCGAAATGGGCATGGCAACTATCAAGGTGACCAGCGAAGAACAATTGCTGGCCGATCTGGAAGCCATCACCGGCTATGCGGTGCGCTAG
- a CDS encoding carbon-nitrogen hydrolase family protein: protein MTATRTKLVIRNAKPRDIPAILPLYEKVYGVAYGYTADQIAGQINKFPDGQFVAEFEGQIVGHCVTFMINSSTALAPHTWNEITGGGFAARHDPEGDMLYGMDVIVDSEFRRLRIGQRFYKVRQDLCQWLELKGILFGGRIPGYQRHQREYPNPADYVEAVKSSKLRDPVLSFQLRQGFELVGILRNYMPEDFESCGHATQMFWRNPLAQETIKAKPSLGDTALPERVRVATVQFQMRRINSIDDFEQQVEYFVDIASDYRADFVTFPELFTLQLLSLESKPLGPVEAIEKISEYTPRFIAFMERLAVSYNINIIGGSHPSRMEDGDIHNVAYIFLRDGSVHTQQKLHPTPSERTWWNIKGGEGNSVIQTDCGPIGVMICYDSEFPEIARHLVDQGALMLFVPFCTDERRGYLRVRYCCAARAIENQCYVVLSGVVGNLPNVENMDIHYAESCILTPSDFPFARDGVAADTAPNTETVAIADLSLSDLLTARQSGAVQNLKDRRFDLYRVAWK from the coding sequence ATGACGGCCACACGCACGAAACTTGTCATCCGAAACGCCAAGCCGAGAGACATTCCGGCAATCCTTCCGCTGTATGAAAAGGTTTATGGCGTCGCCTATGGCTATACGGCCGATCAGATTGCCGGACAGATCAACAAGTTTCCGGACGGCCAATTCGTTGCCGAGTTCGAAGGCCAGATCGTTGGTCACTGCGTCACATTCATGATCAACTCATCCACCGCATTGGCGCCGCACACCTGGAACGAGATCACCGGCGGCGGCTTTGCCGCCCGGCACGATCCGGAAGGCGACATGCTCTACGGCATGGATGTCATTGTCGATTCCGAGTTCCGCCGCCTACGCATTGGCCAACGGTTTTACAAAGTCCGCCAGGATCTATGCCAGTGGCTGGAGCTGAAGGGCATCCTGTTTGGCGGCCGCATTCCGGGCTATCAGCGCCATCAAAGGGAGTATCCAAACCCTGCCGACTATGTCGAAGCCGTAAAATCATCGAAGCTGCGCGACCCGGTGCTGAGCTTTCAGCTTCGCCAGGGATTTGAGCTCGTGGGTATACTGAGAAATTACATGCCAGAGGATTTTGAATCCTGCGGCCATGCCACCCAGATGTTCTGGCGCAATCCCCTAGCCCAGGAAACGATCAAGGCAAAGCCCAGCCTCGGTGACACTGCCCTACCTGAGCGGGTGCGCGTTGCTACGGTACAGTTCCAGATGCGCCGCATCAATTCGATTGATGATTTCGAGCAGCAGGTGGAATATTTCGTCGATATCGCATCGGACTACCGGGCGGACTTTGTGACGTTCCCGGAGCTGTTTACGCTTCAGCTGCTCTCGCTTGAGAGCAAGCCGCTCGGCCCCGTGGAAGCAATTGAAAAGATTTCCGAATACACGCCGCGCTTCATTGCCTTCATGGAGCGGCTGGCGGTCTCCTACAACATCAACATCATCGGCGGCTCTCACCCTTCCCGGATGGAAGACGGCGACATTCACAACGTCGCTTACATCTTCCTGCGTGACGGCTCCGTTCACACCCAGCAGAAGCTGCATCCGACGCCCTCGGAACGCACCTGGTGGAACATCAAGGGCGGCGAGGGCAACTCCGTCATCCAGACAGATTGCGGTCCGATTGGCGTGATGATCTGCTACGATTCCGAATTCCCGGAGATCGCGCGCCATCTCGTCGATCAGGGCGCGCTGATGCTGTTCGTTCCGTTCTGCACCGACGAGCGCCGCGGCTATCTCCGTGTACGGTATTGCTGCGCCGCCCGAGCCATCGAGAACCAATGCTACGTCGTTCTCTCCGGCGTCGTTGGAAACCTTCCGAATGTCGAGAATATGGACATTCACTACGCGGAAAGCTGCATCCTTACCCCGTCGGACTTCCCGTTCGCCCGCGACGGCGTTGCCGCTGACACAGCGCCCAACACCGAAACGGTCGCGATTGCCGACCTTTCCCTGTCGGACCTGCTTACCGCCCGTCAGTCCGGAGCGGTGCAGAACCTCAAGGATCGCCGGTTTGACCTCTATCGGGTCGCCTGGAAGTAA
- a CDS encoding SDR family NAD(P)-dependent oxidoreductase, whose product MGVLDGKVVLVTGGGNGIGKECALLAAREGAKVIVNDLGGGLKGGDEGDAGPAEAVAAEIRAAGGEAVSNSESVTDYAAVSGMVTQALDTFGRLDSIINPAGILRDGMFHKMSEADWKAVIDVHLHGSFNVTRAAIEYFREQERGNYVLFTSTSGLIGNIGQANYAAAKLGIAGLSRIIAMEGASKNVRSNIIAPFAWTRMIASIPVKDEAAAQRVERMKNGMRADQVAQVAIALCSDGASNVSGQIFGVRGNEVVLFDQPRPVKSVARLEGWNPESLLAQCFPAMSPDFTDLGATTSVFPYEPI is encoded by the coding sequence ATGGGTGTTCTAGACGGCAAAGTGGTTCTGGTAACCGGTGGCGGTAACGGGATCGGCAAGGAATGTGCGCTTCTGGCAGCGCGCGAAGGCGCAAAAGTCATCGTCAACGACCTTGGCGGCGGCCTGAAGGGCGGCGATGAGGGCGATGCAGGCCCGGCGGAGGCTGTCGCAGCGGAAATCCGCGCCGCCGGTGGCGAAGCGGTCTCCAACTCCGAGAGCGTGACCGATTATGCGGCTGTCTCCGGCATGGTGACGCAGGCACTCGACACGTTCGGCCGCCTCGACTCGATCATCAACCCGGCGGGCATCCTGCGGGACGGCATGTTCCACAAGATGAGCGAAGCCGACTGGAAAGCCGTGATCGACGTTCACCTGCATGGCTCGTTCAATGTGACGCGCGCGGCAATCGAGTATTTCCGCGAGCAGGAACGCGGCAACTATGTGCTGTTCACCTCCACCTCCGGCCTGATCGGCAATATCGGCCAGGCAAACTATGCCGCCGCCAAGCTGGGCATTGCTGGCCTTTCGCGCATCATCGCCATGGAAGGCGCGTCCAAGAATGTTCGCTCCAACATCATCGCGCCGTTCGCCTGGACCCGCATGATCGCCTCGATCCCGGTGAAAGACGAAGCCGCCGCCCAGCGTGTCGAGCGGATGAAAAACGGCATGCGCGCCGATCAGGTGGCACAGGTCGCCATCGCGCTCTGCTCGGATGGCGCCTCGAATGTCAGCGGCCAGATCTTCGGCGTCCGCGGCAATGAAGTTGTCCTGTTCGACCAGCCGCGTCCGGTGAAATCGGTGGCCCGCCTGGAAGGCTGGAACCCGGAGTCGCTGCTGGCACAATGCTTCCCGGCGATGTCGCCCGACTTTACCGATCTGGGCGCGACGACCTCTGTGTTCCCCTACGAGCCAATCTGA